Within the Candidatus Palauibacter soopunensis genome, the region GAGCAGCCCGTCGGCCAGCATGGACCCCAGGTTGCCCGAACCCTGCGGACCGCTCAGGCGAGCCGTGAGGACGCCGGACGCGGCGGATCCGATGAGCACGCGCAGGAACGAGAGCACATCCCGGGGGCCGCGCAGGTCGTGGGCCGCGACGCACCGCAGCGATCGCCGGCAGGGGCGCGCGAACCCCGCCATCTTGCGGATCGCCGGTCTCACAAGCGTTTCGTAGGTGACGAGCGCCGAGGCCGGATTGCCCGGGACGCCCCAGAACGGCCGGCCGCCGAGCAGCCCGAAGACGGCGGCGCTGCCGGGGCGCATCCGCACGCGCCAGAAGGATCGTTCGAAGCCGAGTTCGTCGAGTACCTGCTTTACGTAGTCGTGTTCGCCGACGCTCACGCCAGCCGCGGAGACGATCGCGTCGCAGGATTCGGCCCGCGCGAGAGAGCGGTGCAGGTCGTCGGGGTCATCCCGGGCGATGCCGAGGGGCGCGGGCTCCGCCCCGGAATCCGCGAGCTGGGCGGCCAGCGCGTACCCGTTCGAGTTCATGATCCTCCGCCTGGCCCGCACCTCGTCGAATTCATCGAAATCCGCGAGTTCGTCTCCGTTCGCGAGCACGCCGACGCGGGGTCGCCGGCCCACGTCCACCTGCTCGAGACCGGCCGTCGCGAGCAGCGCCACCGCCGCCGCCCCGAGTTCCTCGCCGCGCTCCACCATCGTGTCGCCCGCCTTCACATCCTCCCCAAGGAAACGGATGTGCCGCTCCCCGTCCGCATCGTCGAATATGCTCACGCGCCCGTCCGGACCGCCGTCCGTGTGCTCCACGCGGACGACGCCCGTAGCGCCCTCCGGCACCGGCGCCCCGGTCATCACGCGCGCCACGGAGCCGGGCTCCAGCGGTCCCCGCGGAAAGGCGCCGGCCGGGATGTCGTCGGAGATCGGGAGGACCACCGGACGGTCCGGCCTCGCGCCGCGAACCTCGTCGATTCGCACGGCGAATCCGTCCATGGCGCTGTTGTCCCACGGCGGGTGCGGGGCGACGGCTTCCACGTCGTGTGCGAGTGCGCGGCCGAGAGCGGCGGAGATCGGAACCCGTTCCGTCTCCAGCGGCGACACGGCGTCCAGCACGAGAGCGAGGGCCTCGTCGAAGGAGATCCAGTCCGCATCACTCATATGCGCCCGCAGCCGGAGGCTAGAAGTAGTACCAGATGGAGATGCTGAACTCCGGATTGTGGCCCCACACGGAACCCCGCGGCGCCGGCGCTCCGGAGGCCTCGAACAGATCCAGCGTGGTTCCGAAGAGGAATCCGTCCGGGGACGTCACGCGGACCAGGTAGTCACGGGCCTCGAAGCCGATCCCGATCGTCTCCGCCGGAAAGATCTCGAACCCCAGCCCCACGAAAATGTGCGGAGCCGTGGAGATGTCGTAGCGGAAGGGTTCGAGCGCCTGGTCGGCGAGGAACTCGGAGGCGCCTTCGTCGACCCCGAACACGAAACCGCCGCCGATGAGCCCGTAGGGGTGGATCCCGTTCCACGTCCGCGCTCCGGTGAGACCGATCTGCGCGCCGAGATCGGCCCGCAGCCACCCCGCGGCGACGGTGTCGACGACCATCGGTCCTGCCGCGTCGAGGACATCCAGCGTCCAGCGGTCCGCCGCCCCGTACGTGGCTCCAAGCTCGATGGAAAGGGGACTCGAAGCCCGGACGCGCATTCTGGCGCCCCACACGGGGGTCGGTCCCTGCGCGAACTCGAGCCGCCCGCGGTTCCCCGCGTGGTGGCCTCCGAACAGGCCCACGCGGAAGCCCTTCTCGCGCCAGCGAAACGGTGAATCGATGCGTTCGGCCTGCGCCTCGAGCGTCGCCGGGACTCCGGCGAGCAGGGCGAGTCCGACGACGAAGATCAGTCTGTTTGACACTGGATGGACGCGAATTCCATATCTTGGGTGAGTCGGATCTCGAACGGGAACGGCCCCGTCTCACAAATCCCGCGACGGGGCGGCGGCGCGAGGAATGTAGGTGGAGGACCGGATCCTTACCAGAAAAACGTCTCGTCGCCGTCGCCTGCGACGCCGGCTGCTCCTGTCGGTCGTCCTCGCGTGTGCGTACGCGCCGCCCCCCGCGGCCGCCCAGGTGCGCGAAGTCGTGATCGACGGCGATACAGTCGGTGTCGACGCCGGCGTCCTGACTGGCGTCTCGGCCGCCGCGCTGCGCGCGAACCCGGATGAGTATGCCGGGGCGCGCCTCCGCTGGACCGTCCGGTTCCTGTCGCTGGAACGGGCGGAACCGGAGCGGATCGACTTCTACGAGGGGGAACCCTTCCTGCTCGCCCGCGCCCCCGATCCCGGGGACGGTCTGATCTACGTCGCCGTCCCGCCGGAACTGGTGGCGGCGGCGGAAACACTCCGGCCCCTCCAGACCCTCGACATGCTCGTGAGGGTCCGGACGGGCCGGTCGGCGCTATTGAGGGTCCCCATACTGGATCTGCTCGCGCTCTACTGAGCCGGATCCCGTCCCGGACCCCTTCGCGGCGGGGTCCGGTGGGTGGGGGAGGTCGCTACCGGTTCCCCTGGTTTCCCTCGCTCTCGGCCTCGTTCAGGAAGGCTTCGGCCTCCATGAGGCCGGCGTGCCCGAGACCGTTCCACAGATTCGCGACCTTCGCGTACGCCGCGGCGGCGAGGACCGCGTCGCCGTTGGCGGCGTGCGCCCGGGCGAGGCCGAGGAGCGAACGCGGCCGGTTGGGCATCCGCAGCAACGACGTCTCGAACTTCTCGACCGCCTTGTCGGGCATCCCGAGTTCGAGCAGCAGCTCGCCGTAGAGTTCGTGCAGCGGCTTGACCGGGCTCGCGGAGCCCCGCGGCGGCGCCATGCTCATGACCTCCGCCTCCGCCTCGTCCATGAGGCCGGTCGCCACGTCCGGATGGCCCATGGCGGCGTGCCGGAGCGCCCCGACCTGCTTGTGCATGACGTGGGTGTAGCCCTCGCCGTCCGACAGTTCCTTCAGGGCGGCCTCCGCCTCGGTGACGGTCGCCTGGTCGCCCATGCGGTGGGCGCTGAGGCCCGTCGCCAGCAGTTCGTGCGCTGGGGAGTCTTCCGTGATCGGCTGAGTCTCCCACTGCTCGGTCTCGACGATGTAGCGCGCCTTGAGGAGCGAGACGGCGCCCTGCGCCCGTGCGATGCCGGCCGCGCCGCGCGCCCCGCCCGTCGTCGCGAAGCCCTCGTTGTCGACCATGTCCGCGAGCCGGTCCATCCACAGCCGCGCCTTCTCGTAGTCGCCGCGCTGGAGGTCGCCGTACTGCCCCCAGTCGAGCGAGTGCACCGCGTCGCCCACCGCGTCACCGGGCTGCCACAACTCCTGCGCCACGTCGTAGGCCGACTGGTTGTTGCCGGACACGCGTTCCCACATCCCGTGCTGGATGAAGATGTGCGTCGGCATGTGCCGGGCGTGGGAAACCGCCGGCGCGATGTCCGCGAAGGCATAGGCCGCGTCCAGCGCGAGCGGGGCCATGATCGGATTGTCGAAGGAGTGGATCGTGTAGTGCGCCGCGCCGGGATGCAGCGGATTGGCGTTGAACAGCCGTAGCGCGATCGCCCCCGCCATCACGTTCCAGCGCTGGCTCAGGTCGCGCGTCGCCGACGTCGCGCTGAGGAGGGAAAGGGCGTAGAAGGCCGCGATCTCCGAGTCTTCCGGATAGGCCTCGTACAGGTCTCTCATCGCCTCCATGTAGCCCACGCGCCGGTCGACGTGGTCCTGTTCGCTCCACAGGATCTCGACCGCCTTCAGGAAGCCCTTCTCCCGATCCGTCGGTGCCTTCGCAAGCCGCTCGGCCGGCGTCGCGCCCAGCCTCTCCAGCGCCTTGCGCGGCTCGGTCGGGTCCATCTGCGAGACGAGCGGGTGGTTGTAGGCGAGCGACTCGCCCCAGTAGGCCATCGCGAAGTCGGGATCCAGTTCCTGCGCTGCGTGGAACTGCTCCCGCGCCTGCTTCCAGCCGAAGCTGTGCAGGATCGCCACGCCCCGGAGGAAGTGCTCCTGGGCCTCGCCGGTGGCGGACGTCGGGAAGGTGATCGATCCGACCTCGTCGAACTGCGCCTCGACCTGCGCGGGAACCGTCGACAGCATCGCGCCGAGGAGGAACGCCGGAAGCATCGGGAACCATCTTTTCATCGTACTATCCCTCTCAGGAAGAAACGCCGGTCTGCCTCGGCCGG harbors:
- the glp gene encoding gephyrin-like molybdotransferase Glp, with protein sequence MSDADWISFDEALALVLDAVSPLETERVPISAALGRALAHDVEAVAPHPPWDNSAMDGFAVRIDEVRGARPDRPVVLPISDDIPAGAFPRGPLEPGSVARVMTGAPVPEGATGVVRVEHTDGGPDGRVSIFDDADGERHIRFLGEDVKAGDTMVERGEELGAAAVALLATAGLEQVDVGRRPRVGVLANGDELADFDEFDEVRARRRIMNSNGYALAAQLADSGAEPAPLGIARDDPDDLHRSLARAESCDAIVSAAGVSVGEHDYVKQVLDELGFERSFWRVRMRPGSAAVFGLLGGRPFWGVPGNPASALVTYETLVRPAIRKMAGFARPCRRSLRCVAAHDLRGPRDVLSFLRVLIGSAASGVLTARLSGPQGSGNLGSMLADGLLAIPVGTDAISAGDPVDVIPLREWASPA